A DNA window from Fibrobacter sp. UWR3 contains the following coding sequences:
- a CDS encoding glycosyltransferase, with protein sequence MGGIIVACLTALYVLLFLFFIIGVTRTHRYRGPKATPSVSVVVPMRNEEEFAERTLEALAAQDYVGEWEVICVDDRSTDRTREILEKFAATHPKFRVLSLSPDLPVIASPKKRALESAFKIAKYDVLLTIDADCIPRKSWITSMAGRFTDGICIVQGPKQNSGNHSLLHLYQKLETLGYTAMEAAGFSMGHPIIASATCLAYKKELFFAAGGFGELINLSSGDDDMLIHKMMKVPGTKVCYNLDKDAVIETAPVNTWKQLFNQRARWSSNGTNYESKAYVLLLTLIYTYYIWMFISPWCVAFLDCPWQWCAFSIAPKIVVDFVFLMTASWKLHTKRRMIAFIPTEFIQIPLIVFAVPAGIAGMFRWK encoded by the coding sequence ATGGGCGGTATCATTGTCGCATGTCTCACGGCACTTTACGTGCTGCTGTTCCTATTCTTCATAATAGGTGTTACCCGTACACACCGTTACAGGGGGCCAAAGGCGACCCCGAGCGTTTCGGTGGTTGTCCCGATGCGTAACGAGGAAGAGTTTGCCGAGCGTACACTGGAAGCCCTCGCCGCGCAGGACTACGTAGGCGAATGGGAAGTCATCTGCGTGGACGACCGCTCGACGGACCGTACCCGCGAGATTCTCGAGAAGTTCGCCGCGACGCACCCGAAGTTCCGCGTGCTCAGCCTTTCGCCCGACCTGCCCGTAATCGCAAGCCCCAAGAAGCGCGCCCTCGAGAGCGCGTTCAAAATTGCAAAATACGATGTGCTATTGACGATTGACGCCGACTGCATACCGCGCAAGAGCTGGATTACCTCGATGGCGGGCCGGTTCACGGACGGGATATGCATTGTGCAGGGGCCAAAGCAGAACAGCGGGAACCATTCCCTGTTGCACCTGTACCAGAAACTGGAGACGCTCGGGTACACCGCGATGGAAGCGGCCGGGTTCAGCATGGGGCACCCGATTATCGCCTCGGCCACGTGCCTTGCCTACAAGAAGGAGCTGTTCTTCGCGGCAGGAGGGTTCGGCGAGCTCATCAACCTTTCGAGCGGCGACGACGACATGCTCATCCACAAGATGATGAAGGTCCCGGGCACCAAGGTCTGCTACAACCTCGACAAGGATGCCGTCATAGAGACCGCACCGGTCAACACGTGGAAGCAACTATTCAACCAGCGCGCCCGCTGGAGCAGCAACGGCACGAACTACGAGAGCAAGGCGTACGTTCTGCTGCTCACGCTCATCTACACTTACTACATCTGGATGTTCATCAGCCCCTGGTGCGTGGCTTTCCTGGATTGTCCGTGGCAGTGGTGCGCGTTCAGCATCGCACCGAAAATCGTCGTGGATTTCGTGTTCCTGATGACCGCCTCGTGGAAGTTGCATACCAAGCGGCGCATGATCGCGTTTATCCCGACCGAGTTCATCCAGATTCCGCTGATCGTGTTCGCCGTGCCGGCAGGTATCGCCGGAATGTTCCGGTGGAAATAG
- a CDS encoding CCA tRNA nucleotidyltransferase yields the protein MARIQTLAGEWFEPELPNRLLKIAGDIRDAGGRAFLVGGWVRDALLGKACRDYDIEVYDMAQDALVPILSKYGRTNLVGKAFGVIHLAMKGLSLDFSFPRTESKVGYGHRGFVVHTDEKLSFREAALRRDFTINAMGMELPELTLCDPYDGIGDLKTHTLRHVGPAFAEDSLRILRGVQFASRFECTLAPETVELCRTLSLDDLSVERLFEEFKKWLLKPGRPSLGLRAFLDIRLNEYFPEIRPFEGSWEALGGILDKMAELRDSNEGGLAPLTDAQKMEFAFAALLAGSAGTSLKFLERITNEVHLLKVVPPLLETFCTLDPAIVHDAPALRRLAVKLGGLKLLCLLVKCAPRGFYACESTGGTDFATTQNSNFATAQNSDFATLQNTDFAAALWDSAAKYGLLESAPQPFLTGKMLLDLGLKPGKQLGEIIKASFELQLDGKITSAEEAIAWARGVI from the coding sequence ATGGCACGCATCCAGACGCTAGCGGGGGAGTGGTTCGAGCCGGAACTGCCGAACCGTTTATTGAAAATCGCGGGCGATATCCGCGACGCGGGTGGCCGTGCCTTCCTGGTAGGCGGTTGGGTCCGCGATGCCCTCCTGGGCAAGGCCTGCAGGGACTACGATATCGAGGTCTACGACATGGCGCAGGACGCTCTGGTGCCGATTCTTTCGAAGTATGGCCGCACCAATTTGGTCGGGAAAGCGTTCGGGGTGATTCACCTCGCCATGAAGGGGCTGTCGCTCGACTTCTCTTTTCCGCGCACCGAGAGCAAGGTGGGTTACGGGCACCGCGGATTCGTGGTGCATACAGACGAGAAACTCAGTTTCAGGGAGGCCGCCCTCCGGCGCGACTTCACCATCAACGCGATGGGCATGGAATTGCCCGAACTCACGCTCTGCGACCCGTATGACGGCATCGGCGACCTGAAAACGCATACGCTGCGCCATGTGGGCCCGGCATTTGCGGAAGATTCCCTGCGCATATTGCGCGGGGTGCAGTTCGCGAGCCGCTTCGAGTGCACGCTCGCGCCCGAGACTGTTGAACTCTGCCGCACGCTCTCGCTCGACGACCTGAGCGTGGAACGCCTGTTCGAGGAATTCAAGAAGTGGCTCCTCAAACCGGGCAGGCCCTCGCTCGGGCTCCGCGCCTTCCTGGACATAAGGCTCAATGAGTATTTCCCCGAAATCCGCCCGTTCGAGGGCTCCTGGGAGGCTTTGGGCGGCATTCTCGACAAGATGGCGGAACTGCGGGACTCGAATGAGGGTGGCTTAGCACCGCTTACCGATGCCCAGAAAATGGAATTCGCGTTTGCCGCGCTCCTGGCCGGCAGTGCAGGGACTTCACTCAAGTTCCTGGAACGCATCACGAACGAGGTTCACCTGCTGAAGGTCGTGCCGCCGCTCCTGGAAACGTTCTGCACGCTTGACCCGGCTATCGTGCACGATGCCCCCGCACTTCGCCGCCTCGCCGTGAAACTCGGCGGCCTCAAGCTGCTCTGCCTGCTGGTAAAGTGCGCCCCGCGCGGGTTTTACGCCTGCGAAAGTACCGGTGGCACGGATTTTGCAACCACGCAGAACTCAAATTTCGCAACTGCGCAGAACTCGGATTTTGCAACCCTGCAAAACACGGATTTTGCGGCTGCCCTGTGGGATTCCGCCGCCAAATACGGACTGCTCGAATCGGCCCCACAGCCCTTCCTTACGGGCAAGATGCTCCTGGATTTGGGGCTAAAACCCGGCAAGCAGCTGGGCGAGATTATCAAGGCGAGTTTTGAACTGCAACTCGACGGGAAGATTACGAGCGCCGAAGAGGCAATCGCCTGGGCGCGTGGCGTTATCTAG
- a CDS encoding gliding motility-associated C-terminal domain-containing protein, whose translation MKNFLAILALFGCLFPVFANEEWQGFSEPFPIRHVVRIGDDLMLATDGGMRLKGPQVDVLYTSEKGLETSAFSAVANVKGSLFAVSEYGLVARYEGERWKVVNRSYLSRKARVVPGKVFSANKYIAILFEDGLAFFDTESGSSLLLVDRVGDVSLSIYPPQDIAGRNDSLFIQTIHGIYARKMDWSDLSRDFRLVDPSTWVHVESDVFARDSKHVIVGGVSLTDTLLFKSGESRINWILEGANFTYLVGSDIILRYENGALEDVTNYSLYKLGTVYEIQAIPGGGVYAVTPEGFGAISEGTFWTDAMLLFSGFGNHSEAFSYRMKALSILDADLMMYHAWGQGMMILKELGRLPYYFLAPWKETCMDQYVENYTVAVGTAVAPDKSGFLSATARRDGTYSLIYVTKEGDVSCATGIGSSHHVGPLVARQEGSDWVVYVSARESFDAFSTGALDVIRFPSPSMNGGRIVGATLKTIQNIEQRTPVDFALDEKNNVLWMVSTTDIGYMELDQDTIRKPSSTNGLSGAEYSAIDVDPHGNVWVGSTNQGAYRLERKGKSFDTLSVTHYTTKNGLLSDGILDVAIDKGLGMAWFGHENGITRYRRNDLRETTTFMTDSAVAKVKAYPVPFRPGQHVFLTIDNIAENARVDIYNRGGSLIRSFVGDEVAGGKIEWTGQGKNGRYVAPGVYYYVVRTSSKKERGKFLVIR comes from the coding sequence GTGAAGAATTTCCTTGCAATCCTTGCCCTTTTCGGGTGCCTGTTTCCCGTTTTTGCCAACGAGGAATGGCAGGGCTTTTCGGAGCCTTTCCCCATTAGGCATGTGGTCCGCATCGGCGACGACCTGATGCTCGCTACCGATGGCGGCATGCGTCTCAAGGGCCCGCAAGTCGATGTGCTCTATACTTCCGAGAAGGGGCTGGAAACATCGGCCTTTTCTGCAGTGGCCAACGTGAAGGGTAGCCTGTTTGCCGTTTCGGAATACGGGCTTGTCGCGCGTTACGAGGGCGAACGCTGGAAAGTCGTCAACCGTTCCTACCTTTCGCGCAAGGCCCGCGTCGTTCCCGGCAAGGTCTTTTCTGCAAACAAGTACATCGCGATACTGTTCGAGGACGGGCTCGCCTTTTTCGATACGGAATCCGGCTCGTCGCTCCTCCTGGTCGACCGCGTGGGCGATGTTTCCCTCTCTATTTACCCGCCGCAGGATATTGCGGGCCGTAACGATTCCCTGTTCATCCAGACCATACACGGGATATACGCCCGCAAGATGGACTGGAGTGACCTCTCTCGGGATTTCCGCCTGGTGGATCCGTCCACCTGGGTGCATGTCGAATCCGATGTGTTTGCGAGGGATTCGAAGCACGTGATTGTCGGGGGAGTGTCGCTAACGGATACGCTCCTGTTCAAGTCCGGGGAAAGCCGCATCAACTGGATTCTCGAGGGAGCGAATTTCACGTACCTGGTCGGTTCCGATATCATACTCCGGTACGAAAACGGAGCGCTGGAAGATGTCACGAACTATTCGCTCTATAAGCTCGGGACTGTTTACGAAATCCAGGCGATTCCTGGCGGTGGCGTGTATGCCGTTACTCCCGAGGGTTTTGGCGCCATAAGCGAGGGAACTTTCTGGACCGACGCGATGCTCCTCTTTAGCGGGTTCGGGAACCATTCCGAGGCATTCAGCTACCGCATGAAGGCGCTCTCCATCTTGGACGCGGACCTGATGATGTACCATGCCTGGGGGCAGGGGATGATGATTCTTAAGGAACTGGGCCGTCTCCCTTATTACTTCCTTGCTCCCTGGAAAGAGACGTGCATGGACCAGTATGTCGAGAACTACACGGTTGCGGTCGGGACTGCCGTTGCTCCGGACAAGTCCGGGTTTCTTTCGGCGACGGCAAGGCGCGATGGCACGTACAGCCTTATCTACGTGACCAAGGAAGGCGATGTCAGTTGCGCTACCGGGATAGGCAGCTCGCACCATGTCGGGCCGCTCGTGGCAAGGCAGGAAGGTTCGGACTGGGTAGTGTACGTGTCGGCACGTGAATCCTTCGACGCGTTCTCTACCGGCGCGCTCGATGTAATCCGCTTCCCCTCGCCGTCGATGAACGGCGGGCGCATTGTCGGGGCCACGCTCAAGACGATTCAGAATATCGAGCAGAGGACTCCGGTCGATTTTGCGTTGGACGAAAAGAACAACGTGCTCTGGATGGTTTCGACGACGGATATCGGCTACATGGAACTTGACCAGGATACGATACGCAAGCCCAGCTCTACGAACGGGCTGTCGGGCGCGGAGTATTCCGCCATAGACGTTGACCCGCATGGGAATGTCTGGGTAGGCTCCACCAACCAAGGTGCGTACCGCCTAGAGCGTAAGGGTAAATCTTTTGATACTTTGTCCGTAACTCACTACACGACAAAGAACGGCCTCCTTTCGGACGGGATTCTCGACGTGGCTATAGACAAGGGCCTGGGAATGGCATGGTTCGGTCACGAGAACGGAATTACCCGCTATAGGCGTAACGACTTGCGCGAAACAACGACGTTCATGACGGATTCCGCAGTGGCCAAGGTGAAGGCTTACCCGGTCCCGTTCCGCCCGGGGCAGCACGTGTTCCTGACCATTGACAATATTGCCGAGAATGCTCGCGTGGATATCTATAACCGGGGCGGCTCGCTGATTCGCTCCTTTGTCGGTGACGAGGTCGCCGGCGGGAAGATCGAGTGGACCGGGCAGGGGAAAAACGGCAGGTATGTCGCCCCCGGCGTGTACTACTACGTGGTCAGGACCTCGTCGAAAAAGGAGCGGGGAAAGTTCCTCGTGATTCGCTGA
- a CDS encoding RNA polymerase sigma factor, whose product MVNHLQEKIEFRETAEKLWNRHSEEIYTLCEQKCATAEEARDLFQTVALKFCENLGRLLEREDVMPWIITVLKNSHLDVAWEHYRTRTMSAVLEDSPEYMPFSEEDAAFYSRPATVEQRMFLYKTLGLLGPLERMILEMRYLGGFSIHELSCILGLSENAIRKRRLYAFTKLRRFYTENDILTKIAE is encoded by the coding sequence ATGGTTAATCACTTACAGGAAAAAATAGAATTTCGCGAAACGGCAGAAAAGCTCTGGAACCGGCATTCGGAAGAAATCTACACTTTATGTGAGCAAAAATGCGCTACCGCGGAGGAGGCGAGGGACCTTTTCCAGACGGTGGCGCTCAAGTTTTGCGAAAATCTGGGGCGACTCCTGGAACGGGAAGACGTTATGCCCTGGATTATCACCGTCCTGAAGAATTCGCATCTGGACGTGGCGTGGGAGCACTACCGCACAAGGACCATGTCGGCGGTACTCGAGGATTCTCCGGAATACATGCCGTTCAGCGAGGAGGACGCCGCGTTTTATTCTCGACCGGCGACGGTGGAGCAGCGCATGTTCCTCTACAAGACGCTCGGGTTGCTGGGCCCGCTCGAGCGGATGATTCTGGAGATGCGCTACCTCGGCGGATTTTCGATTCACGAACTGAGCTGCATCCTGGGCCTGTCCGAAAACGCCATCCGCAAAAGGCGCCTCTACGCGTTTACCAAGCTCCGCAGATTCTACACGGAAAACGACATCTTGACAAAAATTGCGGAATAA
- a CDS encoding thioredoxin family protein has translation MNAMEPPEASMAFSAGKLSDKSEVTVDIVVPDNWHVNANVAADEFLKPSSIEIAARGIEFGEPKWPEPIKEYNEVLEFENLVFKGHFQIKIPVKAVADGYDTLTTNATFHYQACDNSICLAPASVDIRIGRNAGSLKKNDKGNGAGLNGSAGDAQGLNNAAGNDGSAGQGGLAGKEGAAAVALLLFFAFIGGIILNLMPCVLPVLSLKLFSLIKQAGQSRSRLVALGISTTAGILASFWALAGIVAAIKAGGGAAGWGMQFQSAGFIAFMVVILTAFAMSFFGVFEVWLPGSATTRMDAAGHKVGLVGAFFTGALLVLLSTPCSAPFLGTAMGFAFTASTPVLFLFFTAAGLGLALPYLLVCAFPAVLKVFPKPGKWMVILQKAMGVLLLATVAWLLWIVNQQTGNTGVVLFLGIVLVSGVFSFIIGKFAPPGVAFWREAVLFAAAAIALATGWFAFAAPQYEKVLSDRFNARMAQQVLEDGWYRYSPQLVAEFAKAGRTIFIDATADWCLTCKANEAAVLSDPALLQKLDSAGVVRMKADWTRETPEVNELLYSMGKSGVPAYAIYPKGDKGKQVVLPELLTSGLILEAIP, from the coding sequence ATGAACGCGATGGAGCCCCCGGAAGCGTCGATGGCGTTCTCCGCGGGCAAACTTTCTGACAAGTCAGAAGTCACCGTCGACATCGTAGTTCCCGACAACTGGCACGTAAACGCGAACGTCGCGGCCGACGAATTCCTGAAGCCCTCGTCCATCGAGATTGCTGCACGCGGGATTGAATTCGGCGAGCCCAAGTGGCCCGAGCCCATCAAGGAATACAACGAGGTTCTTGAATTCGAGAACCTCGTGTTCAAGGGACACTTCCAGATAAAGATTCCCGTGAAGGCGGTAGCCGACGGCTACGACACCCTCACCACGAACGCCACGTTCCATTACCAGGCATGCGACAACTCCATCTGCCTTGCGCCCGCGAGCGTGGACATCCGCATCGGAAGGAACGCAGGCAGTTTAAAAAAAAACGATAAAGGGAACGGGGCGGGATTAAACGGTTCCGCGGGGGACGCGCAGGGATTAAACAACGCCGCGGGTAACGACGGCTCTGCGGGTCAGGGCGGCCTTGCGGGCAAGGAAGGTGCCGCCGCCGTGGCGCTCCTGCTGTTCTTCGCGTTCATTGGCGGTATAATCCTGAACCTCATGCCGTGCGTACTGCCGGTGCTCTCGCTCAAACTGTTCAGCCTCATAAAGCAGGCAGGGCAGTCCCGAAGCAGGCTCGTCGCCCTCGGGATTTCGACGACCGCAGGCATCCTCGCGAGCTTCTGGGCGCTCGCCGGAATCGTAGCCGCCATCAAGGCCGGCGGCGGCGCCGCGGGCTGGGGAATGCAGTTCCAGAGCGCAGGGTTTATCGCCTTCATGGTCGTCATCCTCACCGCATTCGCGATGAGCTTCTTCGGGGTGTTCGAAGTCTGGCTCCCGGGTAGCGCCACAACGCGCATGGATGCCGCAGGCCACAAGGTCGGGCTTGTCGGCGCGTTCTTTACCGGAGCGCTACTCGTGCTGCTGAGCACGCCGTGCTCGGCACCCTTCCTCGGGACAGCGATGGGGTTTGCGTTTACCGCATCGACACCCGTACTCTTCTTGTTCTTTACTGCCGCAGGGCTCGGGCTTGCGCTCCCCTACCTGCTGGTGTGCGCCTTCCCCGCCGTGCTGAAGGTCTTCCCGAAACCGGGCAAGTGGATGGTTATACTCCAGAAGGCGATGGGCGTGCTGCTGCTCGCGACTGTCGCTTGGCTCCTGTGGATTGTGAACCAGCAGACAGGCAACACGGGTGTAGTACTATTCCTGGGCATTGTCCTCGTGAGCGGAGTATTCAGTTTCATCATCGGGAAGTTCGCTCCGCCGGGTGTTGCGTTCTGGCGCGAAGCGGTCTTGTTTGCTGCGGCGGCCATCGCCCTTGCCACAGGCTGGTTCGCCTTCGCCGCACCGCAATACGAAAAAGTCCTGAGCGACCGCTTCAATGCCCGCATGGCACAGCAGGTTCTCGAAGACGGGTGGTACCGCTACTCCCCGCAGCTCGTCGCCGAATTTGCGAAGGCCGGAAGGACCATCTTCATAGATGCGACTGCCGACTGGTGCCTTACCTGCAAGGCGAACGAGGCCGCAGTACTCAGCGACCCGGCGCTGTTGCAGAAGCTGGACAGCGCGGGAGTCGTGCGCATGAAGGCCGACTGGACCCGCGAAACACCCGAAGTGAACGAACTGCTCTACAGCATGGGAAAGTCGGGCGTGCCCGCCTACGCGATTTACCCGAAAGGTGACAAGGGCAAGCAGGTCGTGCTGCCGGAACTCCTGACCAGCGGGCTAATTCTGGAAGCAATTCCGTAG
- a CDS encoding DUF4832 domain-containing protein codes for MKKISEITRNVVQIAVIGIFLFATVPLFAAGLVKQSIDTTDAMATLENFDRGFYTPQVLHLKPSGGKPIEKPYGKLLHLRAEISEFSSNAWLSIDTTGGKRDTVRGVSQDLTEDALNVLQQTFDNIRDFGGHVIVRICYDPWYNGRSNVTPAHEWVLKHVEQLAPVLSKNTDVVVALEMGMHGAYGEMHSDTSITYDRVAEAVNLMLRNTPPELKILTRTGNYSAKVLGFDNWGVDFHIDGEKFAEIAKAKGDTMYRVGMFNDGYLGTQYDYGTWGADCKTSICREEGVAWLEKYSVNTPYGGEALTTASGYQVINTPEFLAYEGFRTHTSYLNIQWNNNLIDSWKKTPFKQKDFDYDPARVDSLSGFKYINDHLGYRFVLRESWLSDTVGADGILRAKLRIQNVGFGNLTWNAPVRLAVLEDLEGSNLAMCPMPTYYELPDVDSRNIHSRTISIAGGDTVMTFDGNNEIEISTKLNLKGKGSYQVYLKIGNVEFANREVSGMGSCGEEQPAAYLGKVYFDESVTSSAIPRALQPRNIQKQNAPNVQRERNSVIVRDGEKRYKLNGAKVLKK; via the coding sequence ATGAAGAAGATTTCTGAGATTACGCGGAATGTCGTGCAGATTGCCGTGATCGGCATATTCTTGTTTGCGACGGTACCGCTCTTTGCGGCTGGCCTTGTGAAGCAGTCTATCGATACGACGGATGCGATGGCGACGCTCGAAAATTTTGACCGCGGGTTCTATACGCCGCAGGTGTTGCATTTAAAACCTTCGGGCGGCAAGCCGATTGAAAAGCCGTATGGCAAGCTGTTGCACTTGCGTGCCGAGATTTCAGAATTCAGCAGCAACGCGTGGCTTTCGATTGACACGACGGGCGGGAAGCGCGATACGGTGCGCGGCGTGAGCCAGGACTTGACCGAGGACGCCCTGAATGTTTTGCAACAGACCTTTGACAACATTCGCGACTTTGGCGGGCACGTAATCGTGCGCATCTGTTACGACCCGTGGTACAATGGCCGTAGCAACGTGACTCCGGCTCACGAGTGGGTACTGAAGCACGTGGAACAGCTCGCTCCTGTGCTCTCGAAGAATACCGACGTAGTCGTGGCGCTCGAGATGGGCATGCACGGCGCCTACGGCGAGATGCATTCCGACACGAGTATCACTTACGACCGCGTTGCAGAAGCGGTGAACCTGATGCTGCGCAACACTCCACCGGAATTGAAAATTCTGACCCGCACAGGAAACTACTCCGCGAAGGTTTTGGGCTTTGACAACTGGGGTGTAGACTTCCATATCGATGGCGAAAAGTTTGCGGAGATTGCGAAGGCGAAGGGTGATACGATGTATCGCGTGGGAATGTTCAACGACGGCTATTTGGGAACGCAGTACGATTACGGCACCTGGGGCGCCGACTGCAAGACTTCTATCTGTCGCGAAGAAGGCGTGGCCTGGCTCGAGAAGTACAGCGTCAACACGCCCTACGGCGGCGAGGCTCTCACAACGGCGAGCGGCTACCAGGTCATCAATACGCCGGAGTTTCTTGCGTACGAGGGTTTCCGCACGCATACGAGTTACCTGAACATCCAGTGGAACAACAACCTGATTGACAGCTGGAAAAAGACGCCCTTCAAGCAGAAGGATTTCGACTATGACCCGGCGCGAGTCGATTCGCTTTCGGGTTTCAAGTACATCAACGACCACCTGGGTTACCGCTTTGTGCTGCGCGAATCGTGGCTGAGCGATACGGTAGGCGCCGACGGAATTTTGCGTGCGAAACTGCGCATCCAGAACGTGGGTTTTGGAAACCTGACGTGGAACGCTCCGGTAAGGCTCGCCGTTTTAGAGGATTTGGAAGGGAGCAATTTGGCCATGTGCCCGATGCCGACTTATTATGAGCTGCCGGACGTTGATTCCCGCAACATCCATAGCCGCACCATCTCTATTGCGGGCGGTGATACCGTGATGACGTTTGACGGAAACAATGAAATTGAAATTTCAACCAAATTAAACCTCAAGGGTAAAGGGAGTTATCAGGTGTACTTGAAAATCGGCAATGTTGAATTCGCCAATCGTGAAGTATCCGGCATGGGGTCTTGCGGCGAAGAACAGCCTGCCGCTTATCTGGGCAAGGTCTATTTTGATGAAAGTGTAACATCGTCCGCAATTCCGCGCGCCCTACAGCCGCGAAACATTCAAAAACAAAACGCCCCCAATGTTCAGAGGGAGCGCAACAGCGTGATTGTCCGTGACGGCGAAAAGCGCTACAAGTTGAACGGCGCGAAGGTTCTCAAAAAGTAA